In one window of Pseudodesulfovibrio sediminis DNA:
- a CDS encoding KAP family P-loop NTPase fold protein → MWADKDTGNDYINYAETAEIAADIIRDPNMLPLSLGVFGGWGAGKSSMLQLIRKEIVEEETANDSKYIVIEFDAWLFQNYDDARASLMEVIARKLIESAKSDASLLEKANGLLKRVNYLRAIGTTVEIGASLALGIPPLGFFKRGVDAVGNLLSSEAPPEAALEEAKEAAKEGTTFAQSFINGNENTPPQQIVAFREHFAEVLQGLDKTLVVFIDNLDRCLPDVAIETLEAIRLFLFLESTAFVIAADEDMIRASVQRHYVGIDSQHTTDYLDKLIQVPMRVPLLGVQEVQAYTSLLFISADVAGREVLNDVRPYLSQQLMNSWNEGKIESSEIISEFSINSDELKSSLDLSERLAPILTSAPNISGNPRIIKRLLNTIKMRCRLAEKRGMPVDEALLTKLAVFERCTSDKSYELLAKTVLESEKGQPALLKHLESLTDDPNEFTHELPELWKTSGAFLLKWFKLAPPLSERDIRPAVYLSKESVRLISTENGLTKQGRSLFKALLSLKRVTSKAAQEMINECAGDLQNQVMRLLIDELRKVTVWDVPPPGFHGAVVLANTTPNLGEQLILFLNGLPPATVGSWAFPLISKTVWAKEMAAQWKCSEKNPIKPFKLKK, encoded by the coding sequence ATGTGGGCCGACAAAGATACTGGCAACGACTACATAAACTATGCCGAAACAGCTGAAATTGCAGCAGATATAATCCGGGACCCAAACATGCTGCCTCTATCACTAGGAGTTTTTGGCGGCTGGGGTGCTGGCAAGTCCTCTATGCTTCAGCTCATCAGAAAAGAAATTGTCGAAGAAGAGACGGCAAATGATTCGAAATATATCGTAATTGAATTCGATGCATGGCTATTCCAAAACTATGATGATGCACGGGCATCATTGATGGAAGTTATCGCACGAAAGCTGATCGAATCAGCAAAGTCTGACGCAAGCCTCCTTGAAAAAGCCAATGGACTACTCAAACGAGTCAACTATTTGAGGGCAATCGGTACAACTGTGGAAATTGGGGCCAGCCTGGCATTAGGCATTCCCCCCTTGGGCTTTTTCAAAAGAGGAGTTGATGCTGTTGGCAACCTCCTTTCGAGTGAAGCCCCCCCCGAAGCCGCACTCGAAGAAGCTAAAGAAGCCGCTAAAGAAGGCACAACTTTCGCGCAAAGTTTCATAAATGGAAATGAAAACACACCTCCACAACAAATTGTAGCATTTAGAGAACATTTCGCTGAAGTCCTCCAAGGGCTTGATAAAACGCTTGTTGTGTTTATCGACAATCTAGACAGATGCCTCCCCGATGTTGCGATAGAAACACTTGAAGCAATAAGACTTTTCCTGTTCTTGGAGAGCACCGCGTTTGTTATTGCTGCAGATGAAGATATGATACGAGCATCAGTACAAAGACATTATGTTGGAATTGATAGTCAACATACAACTGACTATCTTGATAAGCTGATCCAAGTGCCAATGAGAGTCCCCTTACTCGGTGTTCAAGAGGTTCAAGCATACACCTCTCTTCTTTTTATATCTGCAGATGTAGCAGGGAGGGAAGTCCTTAACGATGTCCGACCGTACCTTAGCCAGCAACTAATGAATTCATGGAACGAAGGAAAAATTGAATCGTCTGAAATTATATCAGAATTTAGCATTAACTCCGACGAGCTAAAATCCTCCCTAGATTTATCTGAGCGACTTGCCCCTATATTAACATCTGCCCCCAACATTTCTGGGAATCCACGAATTATAAAAAGGCTTCTCAACACAATCAAAATGCGGTGTCGGCTGGCAGAGAAAAGAGGAATGCCCGTGGACGAAGCCCTATTAACCAAACTAGCAGTCTTTGAACGGTGCACCTCTGATAAAAGCTATGAACTCTTGGCTAAAACAGTTCTAGAATCTGAGAAAGGACAACCGGCGCTACTAAAGCACTTAGAAAGCCTAACAGATGATCCCAATGAATTTACCCATGAGCTCCCGGAACTATGGAAAACATCGGGAGCATTTCTTTTAAAATGGTTCAAATTAGCCCCCCCCTTATCTGAAAGAGACATACGGCCTGCTGTTTACCTTAGTAAAGAGAGTGTCCGACTTATCTCCACTGAAAACGGCCTTACGAAACAAGGTCGATCCTTATTCAAAGCTCTTCTTTCACTTAAGAGAGTTACATCAAAAGCAGCGCAAGAAATGATTAATGAATGTGCTGGAGACCTTCAAAATCAAGTAATGCGCCTCCTCATTGATGAATTAAGAAAAGTCACGGTGTGGGATGTCCCACCTCCAGGTTTTCATGGAGCAGTTGTACTCGCCAACACAACTCCCAACCTAGGAGAACAACTGATCCTGTTCCTTAACGGTCTTCCACCAGCCACCGTAGGTTCATGGGCTTTCCCTCTTATTAGCAAGACAGTTTGGGCAAAGGAGATGGCTGCACAATGGAAATGTTCAGAGAAAAATCCAATTAAGCCATTCAAGCTTAAGAAATAA
- the qatC gene encoding Qat anti-phage system QueC-like protein QatC, with amino-acid sequence MKVFCTPNVALNEKSSRQINTIGVNLFQQNSEHTAGLGSRLIPAVKKWHYQPTQTAWDFLSISLAVIAADTFVKRDAAAEGWTREIELIVAVYDPTPWQKTIESLEQTLRFLSGDQWRISIIGEGEPVPTVKKPQLITEDCACLFSGGLDSLIGSIDLISSGKSPALVSHAYPKDREKQVALASKVIPANLSHFIENIHPRWNGDNETSMRARSMLFLGMGILVASGLDANNRTLYIPENGFISLNIPLTTRRIASLSTKTTHPFFISSLQRIIEEAGIPVSIQNPYGFKTKGEMLAECSDQNILIAEGARSVSCGKWKRKNCQCGKCIPCIIRRAAYKAAGIEDQTKYLHPDLRRTQAYSVHSELDDLKSVQFAIAKSREANIKRMVLRSAPLRFSEVIQNSYVDVFKRGLEEIDNFIP; translated from the coding sequence ATGAAAGTTTTTTGTACACCTAACGTTGCATTAAATGAAAAGAGCTCACGCCAAATCAATACTATTGGCGTTAACTTATTCCAGCAAAACAGTGAACACACTGCGGGTTTAGGAAGCCGCCTTATTCCAGCAGTTAAAAAATGGCATTACCAACCAACACAAACGGCATGGGACTTTCTCTCGATATCATTAGCTGTAATCGCTGCAGACACCTTTGTAAAAAGGGATGCTGCTGCCGAAGGCTGGACTCGTGAAATCGAATTGATAGTAGCAGTCTATGATCCTACCCCATGGCAAAAGACAATTGAAAGCTTAGAGCAAACACTGCGGTTTTTAAGCGGTGACCAATGGAGAATCTCAATAATTGGAGAAGGCGAACCTGTTCCAACTGTAAAGAAACCACAACTTATTACAGAAGATTGTGCCTGCCTCTTCTCTGGTGGATTGGATAGTTTAATTGGTAGCATTGATTTAATTTCAAGCGGCAAGTCACCAGCCCTTGTTAGTCATGCGTACCCAAAGGATCGCGAAAAGCAGGTAGCACTAGCAAGCAAAGTCATCCCTGCTAACTTATCCCATTTCATTGAAAACATTCATCCTCGATGGAACGGAGACAATGAAACGTCAATGCGAGCTCGATCCATGCTATTTCTTGGTATGGGCATACTTGTCGCATCAGGGTTAGATGCAAATAACAGAACTCTATACATTCCAGAAAATGGATTCATTTCTCTCAATATACCACTAACAACAAGAAGAATTGCTAGTCTGAGCACCAAAACAACCCACCCATTTTTCATATCTTCATTACAAAGAATAATTGAAGAAGCAGGAATCCCTGTTTCGATACAAAACCCATACGGATTTAAAACTAAAGGGGAAATGCTAGCAGAATGTTCAGACCAGAATATCTTGATAGCGGAGGGAGCACGCTCAGTCTCATGTGGTAAATGGAAGAGGAAAAACTGCCAATGTGGAAAATGTATTCCTTGTATTATCCGAAGAGCGGCATACAAAGCAGCAGGAATAGAAGATCAAACAAAGTATTTACACCCTGACTTAAGACGAACACAGGCTTATTCGGTCCACTCTGAACTTGACGATCTCAAATCAGTTCAATTTGCAATCGCGAAGAGCCGAGAAGCAAACATAAAACGAATGGTATTGCGTTCCGCCCCACTTCGCTTTAGTGAAGTTATTCAAAATTCGTATGTCGACGTTTTTAAACGAGGACTCGAAGAGATTGACAACTTCATACCATAG